The sequence tttatttagttagttatttttgatttgctttttggaaacaaagttagagaaaagaaaaaatagaaaaacaaaaaaaaagaactcccccccccccccgccccagagccATTTGTAAGTAGATTGCTAATGGGATGCCTGATTCCTGTAGCATTTAAATCCTACAAGTCAGTACATTCCACATAACTACCATACAACCTTCACAATCAGAACATTAACTCTAATACACTTAACGCTTGAATAATGGGGTTAAGGGCTCTGACCCCTGCCCCCATCAGTCAAAAAGCCATGAACAACTTTTGACTCCCAAAGACTTAACCACTACTACTACCAATAatcttttgtatattatatgtatcatACTATAttgttacaataaagtaagctaaagaaaaaaataatatgaagaaaattataaaagaaaatatatttactgaagaaaatatgtgtgtaatCAGTGCACCCATTAAAACTCTTTTGTTCAAGGGTTAAGTATAATTCTATCATTTATTCCTcgtaattctttttaagtttggtCACTTATCTGTAGTATACGTAATACCAAGGAAGGTCCTGTTCAGAGCCATGTATTGAATTCAGTTGTGTGTCTTAGTCTCTTTCACTCTAGAACagttcctttgtctttccttgactttcatgatttttaaccttttgacgAGTAAATTCCAGTAATGTGGAATGTCTTTCAATGTGGATTTTTCTTAGGTTTCCTTATGATAAAATTCAGATCATACATTTTTAGCAAGAGTATCACTACAGTCTACTCTTTTCATTGCATCCTATCACATGACCTACAATTTGGATTTGTCCCAATACTGGTGATGTTAATGTTGGCCACCGGAGGTAgtatctgccaggtttctccCCTGGAATGTTAACTTTCCACTTTCcaattatttagtattttgtgGGGAAGTACTTTGAGACACGTACATATCTCCTTTCTCAGACACACTGTGCCAGGCCACCTCTTCTGCAGACGGTTTGCCCCCTGCAGGTTCTGAAAACCCACACTGGGCTATTTTTCCCCTGTGTGGATGCTTCCCCACCCTGTTCAGTCTGTGTTACTTCATTATTCTATATCATTCACTTTTCAGGGATGCTCTCACTTGAGCTCCAACACTGTGCAGGGTGACTGTCCCACACGTAATGCCTTCCCCATTCTGTCTAAGCTCCAGCACCTCACTCTGGACCCCCACAACTCCATGCCTCTGTTTCTAGGACTGGGAACTAAAATGTTGGggatgggaaagaagaaaggaaggaagctccACAGGTCTTTTATAATCAACTTGGCAAGCTCTCCAAAGCCAAGTTTCTGATTGGAATTGCATCGAATCTGGCAATAGTGTGTAAGGAAAGACATTTCTCATACTGATTTTCCCAAACAACTAGTATTTTAATtgcctaagcttattccccacaataTATTGTTTATTACTCGAGTATTTTATCTGCAGATTCCTTTGGATTTGGTTCATGCAGTGACATAGAATCTAAATAGTGGCATTTTCGTTTCTTTCCAATTCCTagagctttaatttctttttctttcctactacAAGAATGACGTTGAGTAAATGTGAGGATAATGAGTGTTTATGTCTTCTTGAAATTGCAACatgtaaaagtatttttctataaCTAGATAGTGGGGTTTTGAAAAGTATAGATCTTTTATTAGTCTCTTAGTTTGTTCTTACTGTTTATAACAGATCACCATCAACACAGTGTCTTAAAGCCATACACATTTATCTCACATTTTTATGGGTCAGAAGCTGAGCAATGACTTAGCTGGGTCCTTTGCTCAGGTTCTCACAAGGCTGCACTCAAGGTGTCCGCTAGACTGCGCTTCCCCATTTGGGTGCTTCGatggggaagaatctgcttccaagcccactgagtttgtttttaagagaatttCCTTGTGACTGTATGACTGGACTCATTTCCACAGCTCTTTGCTAGTTGGAGGCTTAGGTCCTAGTGGTTGCCCACGGTTCCCAGATGCTTGTCTTAGTCCTtttgggctgctctaacaaaataccataggcttatggaaaaaaagctttatttttcacagttccggaggctgggaagtccaaaatgaaggcactggcagattcagtgtccaGCGAcggcctgcttcctggttcatggaCGCTGGTCTTCCTGCTTGACGCAGGGCCAAGGGAGCTCTCACAGCCCtcctttataagggcactaatcccattcatgagggctccaccttcatgacttAATTACTTCCCAAATCCCCCACTTCTAAATACTATCACGTTGAACATTAAGAtttaacacatgaatttgggcgagtggggacacaaatattcagtctagAGCAAGGCTGTTCCTTGTTCTTGGCCATGTAGACTTCCTCAATACGGCCGCTTAGTTTAGGAGGCCAGCAAGGAGAATGTCACTTCAGAGAAGGCTCAGTCCTCCTTGAAGGGTGTTCATGTGATTAGATCAGGTTTGCCTAGCATGATCCCCCTTTTGATGGACTCTGAAGTAACTGAATTAATTATGTCTGCAACATTCCTTTATCTTTGTCCATATTCTAATAGCTAGAGTCAAGTCACAGATcttaagagaaaagaattataaagaaaaggtGACAACACTAAAGGGCAGATATTATGGGGTCACTTAGGGTCTTTCTGCTACAAGTATATTAAGGAAGTTCCCTTATGATACTAGTTTCTAAGTTTTGtcatgaatgaatattgaacGTTAATAGATGTTTACTTcacatctattgagataatttttttaagtgtttatttttgagagagaccaagcaagccagcagaggaggggcagagagagagggagacaggctcggaagcaagctctgcgctgacaatggtGAGCCCAACGCGAGCCCCACGGGCTCAAattcacacactgtgagatcatgacctgagcctaagttggatgcttaaccgactgagctacccaagcaccctgagataagtttttaaaatatttgtgaatggggggaggggccaagatggcagaacagcatggaagttttctgtgtgtctcgcatccatgaaatacagccagaccaacactaaaccatcctgcacacctagaaaactgatcggaggactaacacaacaatccgcacaacctgaaccacagaatccagcaggaatttaccccaaaagaaagagcataaagaaacgacagccagggatttaaccaacacagatactaGCAAGATGTCTCAACCAGAATTTGGAATCACGATAATAATATTAGCTGGAgccgaaaatagattagaatccccttctgcagagataaaagaagtaaaagccagaatgaaattaaaagtgctataactgagctgcaatcacggatggatgcagaggcggcaaggatggacgaggcagaacagagaatctgtgacatagaggacaaacttgtactctgtctctcaaaagcaaataaatgtaaaaaattaagatGCATATTAGACAAAAACAGGagttgttttgtcttttggatGACACTTTgctttaaattgctttttttttcttttttgaggaatACTGATGTCCTTAGGTGATCTTTAAGTAATGATTAATTACTATTACCAGGTACTATAGGCTCAtcagtttttatcctttttcatgtccagtatatatattttttattttacttttaattggtATGCATAGAAAGATGAAAGGTAGCTTTAACTGAATAGACTTTTCCTTTAATGAGGAAAAGTTACAGGTGGgtgacaaaaaagaaagagacgtGCCTTAGATTCACACAAGACTAGGTTTATTCATAGCTTTCCTACTTGCTAGGTGTTGTGACCTTGGGAGCGTTACGTATCATCACTGTTTCCTGATATGAAAAGGAGGATAATAATACATCCTTCAAGGGTGGTTGTgcgtaaattatattttatatacatagcaTTTAATTTAGTGCCTACCATATGCTTATCAGCATCGTTAACTATAATTATGCCTATTTTATTAGcattcacattaaaatattatcattttaagcCTGCAGATAGTTTTTATACTTACTTGACCTCTAGATGGCTTAGACGTGCACTGTGTCAGATTAAGGAAGACATggggaattcttttttaaaatctttacctATTCAGATAAGTGCCCTCCACATAGTTTCTTGTTTATCAAAGGACTTTAAATTAGCAACTCTATAATACATTACCCAAGTGGGACAAGAAGCTCCCTTTTGTCCCTTCATTTTAGTCTTGGAGATAATTTACAAAGATGAACACTTGAACATGTAAATGGTTGATTCTGAACAGACAGGCAAGATATTAACCTGATAAAGTATATCGAAATTAGTTGTTTAAATAACTCTAAATTCGTAAGAGTGAGGTTATCTCTGTTATTTTAGAACAGCCCTCATGCTTGCTGTAAATTATGAATCAACAAATGTAGTCAGGCTTCTTCTTCAGCAAGGTATTGATCCCTTTCCTCAAGTTGTATATGCATGGACTGCAGATGAATATGCTTATATTAAGGGTTTTAATCTGTGTTTGCATTAAAATGCTAGTTATTACTAAACTgaggtttaaaataatttaactgtTAACTTCGTACGTAACAAATGGGATTTCGTAGTTTGGTTAGGCAGTTTTGGAATGGCAGTTGGTTAGTCCACAACATTAGCCAGAAATCAAGCAAAGGACTAGACTAGTTGGAAGTAGAAATGTGTGCAGGATTCTTTACCTCAGGACTTTTGAGACCTTTATCCTTAAGGATCCTAACCTTACCCCTTTCGTTTCAAGTATAACCCCTATGCATGGGGTACAAATAATGTTACATCTCTGTGTTTTCTAACTAGTAATTTGGGTCTTGAAATGTTCAGTTGTGTGGAAAACCCTGTACTTTCCTTTGAGAGCTATCTCCTGTACTCTCTCCCTTGAATTTTCCAAGAACCAAAGGAGCACCCTAAGACCAAAGAGACAGTCCTCTTTCACAAGTCgtagggaggggaaaaaagaacatcCTGATCATTCTACTGTTTCCTTTGATTCTGTTGCTGCGGCATTGCTGTTGGAACTGGTGCTGCAGTCTGGTCGTGATTGACCTTTGCTCCCAGGATTCCCTTGCTGATCCAGAGTTTTCAGTCTTCATGGTGATCCACACTTAGATTTCAAAGTTACAAAGTTTCTTTTGTTCACTGCATACGCAGCACATATGCTCAGCAGCTATCCCAAAGCACCAGCACCCTGTTCTGGCAGCTGGGCCTCCTGGCTTTAATCATACACCCCTTTCCTACACACTCAAAAACCTTATGTGGAACCCATATCTTAGCCTAGACTTTCATTATGAGTTACCCTCTGAGgatcttgtttctctttttttttgccagaagATGTTAGTTGGGACCATTCTAAGCTGTCAGAGATGTTCAAATAATGCTGCAGGAAGAGATCgggcttccctttctcctttgttaGTAGATCtgtacccccttttttttttttaaagatctgtacccttgccttttttttttttttttgagttggggctcaaactcatgaccctgagatcaagacccaagctgagatcaagagttggaagcccaACTGATTGAGTCCCCCAGGCCCCTGGACCCCCGCTTTAAATCCTGTGAAGCAGGTGCCCCTGTACCCCTGCTTTAAATCCTGTGGAGCACCTTTTCTGAGGTCATGGAAGGTGTCATATTGCCCTTCCCAGAGTCATGAGCGTCACCTGGCCTGAGAGGCCATGTTTTGGATGTAATATCTCATTAAATCCTCTTATCAACCTtgtaaaataaggcagaaaaatacttgttttatagAGGAAGATTTTGAGCCAAAGAGAAGTGGCTTATCCAAGAACAAATAGCTATTGGTTATAGAGCTAGGACTTCTGAGTCAAAACACTTTCCATAATGGCAAGCcaattctaattattattattatttttaatgtttatcacttttgatagagggagacacagtgcaAGCTGGGTTTCGGGGTTGGGGAGATGgttgtagagagagagggagacatagtatctgaagcaggctccaggctctgagctatcagcacagagcccgacacgggactcaacctcacagaccacgagatcatgacgtgagccaaagtcagaggctcaactgactgagccacctaggtgccccagaaagccatagtattttaaaaatacatattaaaaatatgctaTGTGAGAAGTTACCAACGTGTCTATACTGAATAGAATGAAGAGGAAAGCTGACAAATAAgatattccttatttatttatgtgtctccttcttccccttccccactctgcccctttTTACCATACATGTAGGggatttttaggaattttatattaaatatgaaatactgAAGTATGGATTGCAAAAAGTTTGCCTACTATGATGCATTCACCTTCTCTAAGGTTCCCAACACTTTTGGACCTattctcccattttctttctcaagagtAAGCAGCAAGGTGTAAGAACAGTCATTAGAGCTAGGAGATTGTAATCTAGTTGTAGTTAACCCTTAGAGTAGCATGTATGCCGATGGCACTAGCACTCAGTCTACTTAGgtatcagtttcttctttgtgaAGAGAAAAGGTTGGACCAAATGACACCATTGTCAGTTGTATTCTAGAAACTCCTATAAGCTCTCTCTGGACAGAGATtggaaggggaaggacagaggttACATGGTCAGAGCTCTACCATCAGAACAGCTCTGCTTTAGCATTATTTTTGACTTcttcatataaaatttaattggAAATACTATGCACACACACtggcatgcacatacacacacatacacacacagtgccCTATGAAGTAGATTGCATCTCTAAGATCCCCtagtttgtgatattttattcAACTTTCTCTAGTTTTAGCAGACTCTAAGTGCTCATCAAATAATGTATTTCCGGGTTCTGAGAGACTTATTAAATAAATGCTACCTTAAatctcttgaataaataaatcaagagcTTTAGGATTTACTCATAGGTTTAGTCAATTGTTCAAAATGCTAATAATCATTCTCAAATCTCTTTTTGAGACCTTTTTCAAATTAACATCTCCTGAATTTGAGGAGAAAAGCTAAATATGAGAAATACACTTGCACAAAGGCTTTtgacatttgagaaaattatgcaatgatgcacacacacactctctctctctgaaataatgtctttttcttttaaaaaaaagcctaaagTGCTATGGTTCTACTGTGAGCCTCTGAGCTCATCTATGGCTGTGTTTCAGTACCTCCCCCGGCTTGCTGTTTGTTTCAGTTACATGGCCCCGCGCACGTGTCAGTTTCTCCCTCAGGCTCGCGGTTGGTTTCCGTTACGTTACCACCTGCACGTGTCAGTTTCTCCCTCAGCCTCGCTGTTGGTTTCAGTTACATTACCAGGAGCACCTTTGGGTTTCCTATCTTTACCTGCATCACAGGTTTGCAGAGTATAATTTGTCAACAACTAGTGAAAATGGGTCCTAAACTCAAATTATATTTATGATACTACTACAGCATTGTGTTCCCTTTACACTGGATTGAAATTTTCACCCTTGGTACAAAACCAAGGTGCAATTCTGAGCACTTTATTGTTAACCAACACTATTATACATGTgctcatttaaaaacacaatcaGTTTCACTTGAGAATTTCCTTGATACAGTTATAAAAATGATAACTGCATTCAATATCAATACTTAAGATCTTTTTAGTATCTGTGTGGTAAATCTGGAGTACCCAAAACAAAAATAGGGgtacttgggtgactcagtcgcttgtctgactcttgatttccacactggtcatgatctggtggtttgtgggttggagccccgcattgggctctgtgctgacagtgcagagcctgctgggattctctcttacccttctgtgtctgcctctcccctgctctctctcacactctctccctacaaataaataaaaacaataaaaacaaaaagacttccACTGTACATCAACATGATAGTTGTCTCCAGGAAAAACACCTTGGCAGCAGCTGGTTGTGCTATAAACTCAactattctttcttgttttcatgtAACTTGAATTTAATGGAAGGAATGAATAACAAAAATGACTTCAGATTTAAGTATAGGTTTCATTCACTGTCTGAATGTTGGAACATCCCTATGAAAACTTCTGTAAGCTGAAATGGTGTAAAGCAAAGAGCATCCCCTGCCTTCTGAGAGATCACATTATACCACTTCTGTTTTTATGGAAGTCCTACATCACtacctgtttttgctaaccaaaagaaattcaaggggggggggtgtttcaTTTTTACACTGTACTAAtgtacatttttcacaaaaacaaaGTCACATAATGCAAACTTTCAGAGAGCAAAGGATACCTCTGGGAAATGTTTGccctcaaaatgaatgaaatgaaccTTTCGTATAaaatacgcacacacacacacacacacacacacacaaacacaagtggctgtgttatgcccagaattcgtgatccccaaataccgccagggagccgagtctgatgtaaaagcaaaagagcctttattcgagctagctcgagctcaatcccctacctgcaccgacacagcggtgagataccagggagagagagtttccaaagcacaaaggttttattggggcctaggggcagttggtgaggtaatagctatggcctcagccgattggctggggaagggtccgagttctgttaggcaggtgggggagggggtggctcaaggggaggaggtgtggtcaaggtgaaggacatagaacaagatggagttggccagCGTAGacccgccctttcattccccccttgtcatgtagcttacacacccaatcatgggaccggctgcatttatggtgacaaggggaacagagtttggaggtttacgcaagTTCTGGGAagcaagtgtccctggggtgggtctgggaggtctgattaagtattgtccccgagctggtgtctatgatctgccaggtgatgttttggggggcgtagggactcccggcagcatgagcaatgacaagcagagttaacagagttaccaatattaggtgggtcgaatgcgctgtagcttgagcttgagcgggttgtgttggtcccaaCTGATGGCCCACTGCGTGACGAAGTgcttccggatcgaggaggggtccgctggccaaacgtgggtgtgatggacccaggtcgcgatgccgtctactttgagagcggtgggggttgtcagcaccacgatgtagggtcccttccagcgcggctcgagGGTCTCTCGGTGGTGTCtgttgacgtagacccagtctcccagCCTGTACTGAGGTGTCGGGGTtgggccagcctcgtagatggcacggaggcgtggccaaatgtcctcgtgcgccctctggagccctctcaaggaaagaaaaagttcttgatctttaaactcagcaataaattcagctcgaaggctgggaataacagggggtggcctgccaaacatgatctcgtagggagtaaaacccagagtgtaaggagtgtttctaacccggtaaagggcgtacggtaggagagtcacccagtccccgccagtctccatggttaatttggtaagggtctcttttagggttctattcattctttctacctgtcctgagctctggggcctataagcacaatgtaatttgcagtttgcccccaccgccttggctactgcctgtgttacctgcgagataaaagctggtcattgtctgatcctaccatggcaggaaaaccatacctgggtaagatgtcttctagtagcttcttagccaccgtctgagccgtttcatgcttggttgggtatgcctccacccagccagagaaggtgtctgtaaatactaaaagatatttataaccatactttcctggtttgacttcagtgaagtcgacttcccattgggctcccggtctggtgcctctgagcctggttccttttttatttgatgtggctctcgcgttggtgagttggcaggtcttgcaggcagatacaacttgctctattttggtgtcctgttggtgaatcttgattccggcatgtcggattaagtcttttaattttcgggCCCCCATGTGAGTAGACCGATGCATGTGCATATTGAGACTCCGAGCCGGTCTGGCAGCACGAGctccttgttaggtgtataccaccatccctttatctcctgggccatgCGGAGTTTCTTGATCCGCTGTAACTTCTCCTGGGAGTATttgggctggtctggtaaaactgggtctcccgGGTCCGGTAGTtgtatggtcatggtggggactggAGTAAGGGCGActgccttggctgcctggtcagcctttcgattacctctagctactgggttatcagctttttggtgcccttggcagtggataatggctagcttggcaggaagccataaggccgtaagcaggttaagtatctcctgcttattttttatagtccgtCTTTCTGCCGTCAGGAATCCCCTCTCCTGATAAATTGCCCCATGAATATGAGCTGTGGCAAACGCATAACGGCTGTCTGTGTAGATGTTAAGCCGTTTTCCAGCTCCCAGCATCAGCGCCTTGGTGAGGGCTATGAACTCTGCTCGCTGGGCTGACGTTCTGGAGGGTCGAGCCTCCGCCCATACGGTGTCCGTTTCGGTGACCACCGCTGCACCCGCATACCTGTGTCCGTCTTgcacaaagctgctgccatcagtgaaccaagtagcctCGGCATCGGGGAGGGGCCGGTCGGTCAGGTCTGTCCGGAATCCATGTACTTGTTCCAGGATTCCCGCACAGTCATGTAGtggagcacctaggtcagggtcgggcagcagggttgcaggattgaggctgcactggggtggaaccgcactcgtggagggttgagtaggaggctctggtaatGAGTCACACGTGTGTTGCTCATCCATCTATCAGGAGGCTGTTCCAGGACCCCTTCAATGGCGTGTGGGgtcgtgatccagatctcctgtcctagggtcagcttgtctgcatccttgactaggagtgctgttgccgcaataattcttaggcatggcgGCCAGCTGGCAGCCACTGGGTTTAATTTCTTAGGTAAGCCACTGGGCAGTTCCAGgggcctaaggcttgagttagaagcccttttgctattcccttatgttcgtctacaaagaggtggaaaGGTTTCGTAAtgtctggtaggcccagggctggggcacttaggagggccttttttaactgattaaaagcaatttcttctttttcagtccatttaaatgttttcccctctttggtagcttcatataggggcctggcaatctcagcaaaacctggaacccagaggcaGCAGTAGCCAGCTGATCCTAGgaattccctcacttctcttcgggaggtgggagtagggatctttaggacagtttctttcCTGGCATCTGATAACCGCCGCTGTCCGCCCTccaggatatatcccaggtaacttaccctctccctgcatatctgagccttcttcACGGATGCCCGGTACCCTAAGGACCCCAGGGTAGCCAGCGGGTCCTGGGTCCCTCGCTCACTGTCTTTGGCCATGTCggcagcaatcaggatgtcatctacgtactgtagaagggtgaggccagggtgctcccttctgtactcacccaggtcctcgtgtagtgtctcgtcgaagatggtgggtgaatttttgaatccctgaggtagccgggtccaggtgagttgcccactgtagccctcctccggatcatgccactcaaaggcgaacaagggttggctctggggtgccagcggcagactgaagaaggcatcctttaaatctagtacagtataccagaccctggagggcgccaaggagctcaagagagtatacgggttgggaacagttgggtgtatgtccgcgaccctcttatttacttcccggaggtcttgtaccggtcggtagtcatttgtgtgaggctttttgaccggcagtaggGGGGTGTTCCAgggagactggcaaggaactagtacccctaggcttcgtagtctccgaatgtgtggctggatccccttccgggcctcctgagacatggagtattgtttgatccttaccggactctctcctggcttaagctctaccaggactggggtcctgtgagcggctagtcccattccccccatctctgcccaaaccgaggggaattcttgtagccatctgtctatattatcctctctcgggagcgcctcctggtggaggaggtattcatcctccagtttcatggtcagtacctggatggggtggcccttgccatcggtaacctgaggccccccttgtctgaaagttatctgagctccaatcctggtcagtaagtcccgtcctaacagcgggtaggggcattctggtattaccataaaggagtgggatacccggcccgttcccaaatctactgttcttcgggtagtccatgaatactggctcataccagttgccccttgtacccaggacttcttgttggctagttttccttgtggggtgcagaggaccgaatgttgtgctccggtgtcgacaaggaagtcaacaggggtcccctccactttaagagttaccctgggttcggggagagggtctgaaccccgactcccctaatcacttagttcatctagctctaggacttttactcgatcagtcttgcttcccttcccgccggccccttttggacaatctcgggcccaatgccctatctccttgcagtatgcgcactgatccttctgcagcctctgcttcccccccttggtggttcttttaccttttcttgcgtcgtctgccagctgccagagacggcggtctcgttcctcgggggagtcagcagtggtagctagtagtattctggccaggtctcaagtctgcttactgctggcagccgccatggcgcgagcctgcttgtcctcaggaggctcccggttattatataccttttcggctaccaccagtaagtcctgcagacttttttcccctagtctatctattttctgtaattttctcctaatgtctatggccgattggtttacaaaggccatgatagcagctgccttgctttccggagcctctggatccatgggggtctGGGTatggaatgcctccatgatctgttctaaaaaggcagccggagattcatctttttcctgttgcacatttcctaccttggccaaattggttggctt is a genomic window of Acinonyx jubatus isolate Ajub_Pintada_27869175 chromosome B4, VMU_Ajub_asm_v1.0, whole genome shotgun sequence containing:
- the LOC128311012 gene encoding LOW QUALITY PROTEIN: uncharacterized protein LOC128311012 (The sequence of the model RefSeq protein was modified relative to this genomic sequence to represent the inferred CDS: inserted 4 bases in 4 codons; deleted 1 base in 1 codon; substituted 2 bases at 2 genomic stop codons), coding for MDSAYKRRHAKGIGWERIRMEGDVKVEAYEASVPNGYQSTTGPPDAEGNQPHHYWPFSTSDLYNWKAQNPKFSEKLAGLIDLLDSVLYTHQPTWDDCQQLLQVLFTTEERERILNGARKLVPGADGNPTTNQAQIDASFPLTQPQWDFNTAEGKERLRVYHQTLMGGLRMAARKPTNLAKVGNVQQEKDESPAAFLEQIMEAFHTQTPMDPEAPESKAAAIMAFVNQSAIDIRRKLQKIDRLGEKSLQDLLVVAEKVYNNREPPEDKQARAMAAASSKQTXDLARILLATTADSPEERDRRLWQLADDARKGKRTTKGGKQRLQKDQCAYCKEIGHWARDCPKGAGGKGSKTDRVKVLELDELSDXGSRGSDPLPEPRVTLKVEGTPVDFLVDTGAQHSVLCTPQGKLANKKSWVQGATGMSQYSWTTRRTVDLGTGRVSHSFMVIPECPYPLLGRDLLTRIGAQITFRQGGPQVTDGKGHPIQVLTMKLEDEYLLHQEALPREDNIDRWLQEFPSVWAEMGGMGLAAHRTPVLVELKPGESPVRIKQYSMSQEARKGIQPHIRRLRSLGVLVPCQSPWNTPLLPVKKPHTNDYRPVQDLREVNKRVADIHPTVPNPYTLLSSLAPSRVWYTVLDLKDAFFSLPLAPQSQPLFAFEWHDPEEGYSGQLTWTRLPQGFKNSPTIFDETLHEDLGEYRREHPGLTLLQYVDDILIAADMAKDSERGTQDPLATLGSLGYRASVKKAQICRERVSYLGYILEGGQRRLSDARKETVLKIPTPTSRREVREFLGSAGYCCLWVPGFAEIARPLYEATKEGKTFKWTEKEEIAFNQLKKALLSAPALGLPDITKPFHLFVDEHKGIAKGLLTQALGPWNCPVAYXKKLNPVAASWPPCLRIIAATALLVKDADKLTLGQEIWITTPHAIEGVLEQPPDRWMSNTRVTHYQSLLLNPPRVRFHPSAXLNPATLLPDPDLGAPLHDCAGILEQVHGFRTDLTDRPLPDAEATWFTDGSSFVQDGHRYAGAAVVTETDTVWAEARPSRTSAQRAEFIALTKALMLGAGKRLNIYTDSRYAFATAHIHGAIYQERGFLTAERRTIKNKQEILNLLTALWLPAKLAIIHCQGHQKADNPVARGNRKADQAAKAVALTPVPTMTIQLPDPGDPVLPDQPKYSQEKLQRIKKLRMAQEIKGWWYTPNKELVLPDRLGVSXMHMHRSTHMGARKLKDLIRHAGIKIHQQDTKIEQVVSACKTCQLTNARATSNKKGTRLRGTRPGAQWEVDFTEVKPGKYGYKYLLVFTDTFSGWVEAYPTKHETAQTVAKKXTRRHLTQVW